A region from the Sandaracinus amylolyticus genome encodes:
- a CDS encoding DUF1501 domain-containing protein — MTKPYVDRLPSSQRRTFLKWLALASAAPALSTSFRARIRDAALGRAHAQLPPDATFLVEICMRDQLDFGHVMVPPGLARHASLRRGEHGRQCALFYRQDELIEAAPDVFLTPQSEVLRPYVGDIAMMELCELTDGPVHGHEAANPVRSPGRTRAQGNGRIAMWEGEPGGDSSEGAFYSSTPTPLALHNWWQRQHDGTIHNAVVIKGTERAHAMYHFGAGLPGSEPDRFQTVDALMREFPATAIDRNVLPDPGEAELVRRFLGRVDPRLLESRGYSAAAVSAHDAQLDDVQRLLHLGAPRVVDLRLTEEDVAFWSADVPARYGRTRIDAWEQAAYAFKLIEGGLVRSVAIEIDVGDVHGERTEAQMRDQTLTTVLPLVRLIERFQAAGIWDRTLIAISSTDGGRAPAAGSSGDEGKNGFLLAGGRIRGGYYGDVRVAGDDGDGHRYSYHMPDGASGAAIAEGTLVNDRRMSGAPVWRTIARALDVPDEAVMRFPDIASARACQWMLK; from the coding sequence ATGACCAAGCCGTACGTCGATCGACTGCCCTCGTCGCAGCGCCGGACGTTCCTCAAGTGGCTCGCGCTCGCGAGCGCGGCGCCCGCGCTCTCGACGTCGTTCCGCGCGCGCATCCGAGACGCCGCGCTCGGCCGCGCGCACGCGCAGCTGCCGCCCGACGCGACGTTCCTCGTCGAGATCTGCATGCGCGACCAGCTCGACTTCGGGCACGTGATGGTGCCGCCGGGGCTCGCGCGCCACGCCTCGCTGCGCCGCGGCGAGCACGGCCGGCAATGCGCGCTCTTCTACCGGCAGGACGAGCTGATCGAGGCCGCGCCCGACGTGTTCCTCACGCCGCAGTCCGAGGTGCTGCGCCCGTACGTCGGCGACATCGCGATGATGGAGCTCTGCGAGCTCACCGACGGTCCGGTGCACGGGCACGAAGCGGCGAACCCGGTGCGCTCGCCCGGTCGCACGCGCGCGCAGGGCAACGGCCGCATCGCGATGTGGGAAGGCGAGCCGGGCGGCGACAGCTCCGAGGGCGCGTTCTACTCGAGCACGCCCACGCCCTTGGCGCTGCACAACTGGTGGCAGCGCCAGCACGACGGGACGATCCACAACGCGGTCGTCATCAAGGGCACCGAGCGCGCCCACGCGATGTACCACTTCGGCGCGGGGCTGCCGGGGAGCGAGCCCGATCGCTTCCAGACCGTCGACGCGCTGATGCGCGAGTTCCCCGCGACCGCGATCGATCGCAACGTGCTGCCCGATCCCGGCGAGGCCGAGCTGGTGCGTCGCTTCCTCGGTCGGGTCGATCCGCGGCTCTTGGAGTCGCGCGGGTACTCGGCCGCGGCGGTGAGCGCGCACGACGCGCAGCTCGACGACGTGCAGCGTCTCCTGCACCTCGGCGCACCGCGGGTGGTCGATCTGCGGCTGACCGAGGAGGACGTCGCGTTCTGGTCGGCGGATGTGCCGGCGCGCTACGGGCGCACCCGCATCGACGCGTGGGAGCAGGCGGCGTACGCGTTCAAGCTGATCGAGGGCGGGCTCGTGCGCAGCGTCGCGATCGAGATCGACGTCGGCGACGTGCACGGCGAGCGCACCGAGGCGCAGATGCGCGATCAGACGCTGACGACGGTGCTGCCGCTCGTCAGGCTGATCGAGCGCTTCCAGGCCGCGGGGATCTGGGATCGCACGCTGATCGCGATCTCGAGCACCGACGGAGGGCGCGCGCCGGCCGCAGGCTCGTCGGGCGACGAGGGGAAGAACGGGTTCCTCCTCGCGGGCGGTCGCATCCGCGGCGGCTACTACGGCGACGTGCGCGTCGCGGGTGACGACGGCGACGGGCACCGCTACAGCTATCACATGCCCGACGGCGCGAGCGGCGCGGCGATCGCGGAGGGCACGCTCGTGAACGATCGGCGCATGAGCGGCGCGCCGGTGTGGAGGACGATCGCGCGCGCGCTCGACGTGCCCGACGAGGCGGTGATGCGCTTCCCCGACATCGCGAGCGCGCGCGCGTGTCAGTGGATGCTGAAGTGA
- a CDS encoding alpha-2-macroglobulin family protein yields the protein MMMRNISILLAISLFTASAAAQSAGRTSLRGAEIQGLELGLEGALSAPRGGHLRWLLTAYEVIGTSDLRPGADAGIQLTTALDPSAPTVPMRTDASGRATLELAIPEDAPDAFPVVLRVLSRGVVRRFELTVRVTEPRAIQLWVARAQVPREGRVHAFGRLSEARTGRAIANVEVRLVARDAHDHPLGAPIVVRTDAAGLFAHVFAVGRDVVGQVSIEARAEDAEENVVSARASALVAEPAAPALLVSIAPERRVIEPGAAIAVDVVARRPDGRPVPNALVELSGFEHDDPGRTARTDATGRTRMAWRAPAIGGAWSDATIHATVTREGLGRGDGQATVRVSRVDHVASLAVEGGALIPELGGRIFVRVVDLEGRAASAGVPVRISGPRLGAERTATTDASGVATFDVSITGNDASGHCGGDAQAAVTIRVGDGPRAFEREVCLPLDADGTARVRADEVRVRSGALLRLEIARAASVARAPIAVSVLAVESGLQHAVAARVLAPGETRIELPIPEDVAGPLLVRARPIIEGREVRGGSALVFAEAGAPLAIDAALDASGLRTASTTSDVITARAWTIALPLDEARALAQTIRHDALGPLATLRTEPATASPALIAGALSAATPIDVGAPFVLREGRTIPMPTPDDPVAQGLLRDPWRAQSRFLTGRLALVFSAIERQVAGAVPGRIDDVAVQTNGRWDFNAQILAALEGSGDLGAEGATGLGGEPLTIEQLRRVDPAFTYDRVAARITRERLYRLMVALRRFVQSNGFDLPWARLGDPSTWLRHLSSMWIDGVGQIPARELVDAWGRPFVLRAITGRARFAAWSPLPGWELFSSGPDGIPGNGDDVADPSARVLPSGSPYAEAVGEDALVARLRGAELGRATIELLQHGGIVPVSVGAVPSQPAAAAQEQGARLWNDLPGELEVDPEPLALRRPTEPGVGAGGRIVTLGERVALDIDEEPRTWGALVVAFTPEGSVALAEARARLGAPLIVTGAMPARLRAGEPVSLSLVVTNASPQDRQLAITVGGAAPIEGTSESLALPAGTARAITIELRGTAIGAGEATITLSESNEPIRTVRWRVAVDAGLHPWRVRSATALFREQWQTRLEQPASATRAIARVVVMHPSALHRDPDLVERREHDAATLAWAATMAGAPIDPELRARLLSAQQPDGSFTGHDRAVATACAIVALSALAEEDDDAAAALQRARWALQSTSSDDLASWSQQLVALAAAGVPDPADAEEAELDPVSAYAAQLRTRIRRALRRVPEEPVVLARLAAGLLLADPRDAYGRVMFERARAAVVDVESGGGLVVRTREPRDSGFEQLSSTLALALAAHQLGESELAVRLVAGALDRDHVIARRGGEPLFWMLAAASYGVLGAGDAPSLALVANGRSYAVEFTNGIAVIPIDHARDVDVSLRRGGPGVHVIARAETVLDLPFRAIDRAPIELSLDGDPGDAGDVAALELTVRARERIPSGVVVDLQLPAGVEADEALLQLVRDRGALDVARREPRFVRVTLPAMEAGVAAVLPLPLRWSVHGTLEGLAVIAHPADAPGAITVLAPRPLEVAPPRDVE from the coding sequence ATGATGATGCGTAACATCTCGATTCTGCTCGCGATCTCGCTATTCACCGCCTCCGCGGCCGCCCAGAGCGCGGGCCGCACGTCGCTGCGCGGCGCCGAGATCCAGGGGCTCGAGCTCGGGCTCGAAGGGGCGCTCAGCGCGCCGCGCGGCGGGCATCTGCGGTGGTTGCTCACCGCGTACGAGGTGATCGGCACCAGCGATCTGCGCCCCGGTGCCGACGCCGGGATCCAGCTCACCACCGCGCTCGATCCCAGCGCTCCGACGGTCCCGATGCGGACCGACGCGTCGGGCCGCGCGACGCTCGAGCTCGCGATTCCCGAGGACGCGCCGGACGCGTTCCCGGTGGTGCTGCGCGTGCTCTCGCGCGGTGTGGTGCGCCGCTTCGAGCTCACGGTCCGCGTGACCGAGCCTCGCGCGATCCAGCTCTGGGTCGCGCGCGCTCAGGTGCCGCGTGAAGGACGCGTGCACGCGTTCGGTCGTCTCAGCGAAGCGCGCACCGGGCGTGCGATCGCGAACGTCGAGGTGCGCCTCGTCGCGCGCGACGCACACGATCATCCGCTCGGCGCGCCCATCGTGGTGCGCACCGACGCCGCGGGCCTCTTCGCGCACGTCTTCGCGGTGGGTCGCGACGTGGTCGGTCAGGTGAGCATCGAGGCGCGCGCCGAGGACGCCGAGGAGAACGTGGTGAGCGCGCGTGCGAGCGCGCTCGTCGCCGAGCCGGCTGCGCCTGCGCTGCTGGTGTCGATCGCGCCCGAGCGCCGCGTGATCGAGCCCGGCGCCGCGATCGCGGTCGACGTGGTCGCGCGGCGTCCCGATGGGCGTCCGGTGCCGAACGCGCTCGTCGAGCTCTCGGGCTTCGAGCACGACGATCCCGGTCGCACCGCGCGCACCGACGCGACGGGCCGCACGCGCATGGCGTGGCGCGCGCCGGCGATCGGCGGCGCGTGGTCGGACGCGACGATCCACGCGACGGTCACGCGCGAAGGCCTGGGGCGCGGCGACGGTCAGGCAACGGTGCGGGTGTCGCGCGTCGATCACGTCGCGTCGCTCGCGGTCGAAGGCGGCGCGCTGATCCCGGAGCTCGGCGGGCGCATCTTCGTCCGCGTCGTCGATCTCGAAGGACGCGCGGCGAGCGCAGGCGTGCCGGTGCGCATCTCGGGGCCACGGCTCGGCGCGGAGCGCACCGCGACCACCGACGCCAGCGGCGTGGCGACGTTCGACGTCTCGATCACCGGCAACGACGCGAGCGGACACTGTGGCGGCGACGCGCAGGCCGCGGTGACGATCCGCGTCGGCGATGGTCCGCGCGCGTTCGAGCGCGAGGTGTGCCTTCCGCTCGACGCCGACGGCACCGCGCGCGTGCGCGCCGACGAGGTGCGGGTGCGCAGCGGCGCGTTGTTGCGTCTCGAGATCGCGCGCGCCGCGTCGGTCGCGCGCGCGCCGATCGCGGTGTCGGTGCTCGCGGTCGAGAGCGGCCTGCAGCACGCGGTGGCAGCGCGCGTGCTCGCGCCGGGCGAGACCCGCATCGAGCTCCCGATCCCCGAGGACGTCGCCGGCCCGCTGCTGGTGCGCGCGCGCCCGATCATCGAGGGACGCGAGGTACGCGGCGGCAGCGCGCTGGTGTTCGCCGAGGCCGGCGCACCGCTCGCGATCGATGCGGCGCTCGACGCGAGCGGGCTCCGCACCGCGTCGACCACGTCCGACGTGATCACCGCGCGCGCGTGGACGATCGCGCTGCCGCTCGACGAGGCGCGCGCGCTCGCGCAGACGATCCGACACGACGCGCTCGGCCCGCTCGCGACGCTGCGCACCGAGCCCGCGACCGCGAGCCCGGCGCTGATCGCAGGCGCGCTCTCCGCGGCGACGCCGATCGACGTGGGCGCGCCCTTCGTGCTCCGCGAAGGACGCACGATCCCGATGCCCACGCCCGACGATCCCGTCGCGCAGGGACTGCTGCGCGATCCCTGGCGCGCGCAGTCGCGCTTCCTCACCGGGCGCCTCGCGCTCGTGTTCTCGGCGATCGAGCGTCAGGTCGCGGGCGCGGTCCCGGGGCGCATCGACGACGTCGCGGTGCAGACGAACGGGCGCTGGGACTTCAACGCGCAGATCCTCGCCGCGCTCGAGGGCTCGGGCGATCTCGGCGCGGAGGGCGCGACCGGGCTCGGCGGCGAGCCGCTCACCATCGAGCAGCTGCGTCGTGTCGATCCCGCGTTCACCTACGATCGCGTCGCCGCGCGCATCACGCGCGAGCGGCTCTATCGGCTGATGGTCGCGCTGCGCCGCTTCGTGCAGTCGAACGGGTTCGACCTACCGTGGGCGCGCCTCGGCGATCCCTCGACCTGGCTGCGTCATCTCTCCTCGATGTGGATCGACGGAGTTGGGCAGATCCCGGCGCGCGAGCTCGTGGACGCGTGGGGCCGCCCCTTCGTGCTGCGCGCGATCACCGGTCGTGCGCGCTTCGCTGCGTGGTCGCCCCTGCCGGGATGGGAGCTCTTCTCGAGCGGGCCCGACGGGATTCCTGGCAACGGCGACGACGTCGCCGATCCCAGCGCGCGCGTGCTGCCCTCGGGCTCGCCCTACGCCGAGGCGGTCGGCGAGGACGCGCTCGTCGCGCGGCTGCGCGGCGCCGAGCTCGGTCGCGCGACGATCGAGCTGCTGCAGCACGGCGGCATCGTGCCGGTCTCGGTCGGCGCGGTGCCCTCGCAGCCCGCGGCGGCCGCGCAGGAACAGGGCGCGCGCCTCTGGAACGATCTCCCCGGTGAGCTCGAGGTCGATCCCGAGCCGCTCGCGCTGCGCCGTCCCACCGAGCCCGGCGTCGGCGCGGGCGGTCGCATCGTGACGCTCGGCGAGCGCGTCGCGCTCGACATCGACGAAGAGCCGCGCACCTGGGGCGCGCTCGTGGTCGCGTTCACGCCCGAGGGCAGCGTCGCGCTCGCCGAGGCACGCGCGCGGCTCGGTGCGCCCCTGATCGTCACCGGCGCGATGCCGGCGCGGCTGCGCGCGGGCGAGCCGGTGTCACTGTCGCTCGTCGTGACGAACGCGTCGCCGCAGGATCGCCAGCTCGCGATCACGGTGGGCGGTGCTGCGCCGATCGAGGGCACCAGCGAGTCCCTCGCGCTGCCCGCGGGCACTGCGCGCGCGATCACGATCGAGCTGCGCGGCACCGCGATCGGCGCGGGCGAGGCGACGATCACGCTCAGCGAGTCGAACGAGCCGATCCGCACCGTGCGCTGGCGCGTGGCGGTCGACGCCGGCTTGCATCCGTGGCGCGTGCGCAGCGCGACCGCGCTCTTCCGCGAGCAGTGGCAGACGCGCCTCGAGCAGCCCGCGAGCGCGACGCGCGCGATCGCGCGCGTCGTCGTGATGCACCCGAGCGCGCTGCATCGCGATCCCGATCTCGTCGAGCGCCGCGAGCACGACGCGGCGACCCTCGCTTGGGCAGCGACGATGGCGGGCGCACCGATCGATCCCGAGCTGCGCGCGCGACTTCTCTCGGCGCAGCAGCCCGACGGATCGTTCACCGGCCACGATCGCGCGGTCGCGACGGCATGCGCGATCGTCGCGCTCTCCGCGCTCGCCGAGGAGGACGACGACGCGGCCGCCGCGCTGCAGCGCGCGCGCTGGGCGCTGCAGTCGACCTCGAGCGACGACCTCGCGTCGTGGTCGCAGCAGCTCGTCGCGCTCGCCGCCGCAGGCGTGCCCGATCCTGCCGATGCCGAAGAAGCCGAGCTCGATCCGGTGAGCGCGTACGCGGCGCAGCTTCGCACCCGCATCCGACGCGCGCTGCGTCGGGTGCCCGAGGAGCCCGTCGTGCTCGCGCGCCTCGCCGCGGGCCTGTTGCTCGCCGATCCGCGCGACGCGTACGGACGCGTGATGTTCGAGCGCGCCCGCGCCGCGGTCGTCGACGTCGAGAGCGGCGGTGGTCTCGTGGTGCGCACGCGCGAGCCGCGCGACAGCGGCTTCGAGCAGCTCTCGTCGACGCTCGCTCTCGCGCTCGCCGCGCATCAGCTCGGCGAGAGCGAGCTCGCGGTGCGCCTCGTCGCGGGCGCGCTCGATCGCGATCACGTGATCGCGCGGCGCGGCGGCGAGCCGCTCTTCTGGATGCTCGCCGCCGCGAGCTACGGCGTGCTCGGCGCCGGCGATGCGCCCTCTCTCGCGCTGGTCGCGAACGGTCGCTCGTACGCTGTCGAATTCACGAATGGAATCGCGGTGATCCCGATCGACCACGCGCGCGATGTCGACGTCTCGCTGCGCCGCGGCGGGCCCGGCGTGCACGTGATCGCGCGCGCCGAGACGGTGCTCGATCTGCCGTTCCGCGCGATCGATCGCGCGCCGATCGAGCTCTCGCTCGACGGCGATCCCGGCGACGCCGGCGACGTCGCCGCGCTCGAGCTCACGGTGCGTGCGCGTGAGCGCATCCCGAGCGGCGTGGTGGTCGACCTGCAGCTCCCCGCGGGCGTCGAGGCCGACGAGGCGCTCCTCCAGCTGGTGCGCGATCGCGGCGCGCTGGACGTCGCGCGTCGCGAGCCGCGCTTCGTGCGCGTCACGCTGCCCGCGATGGAGGCGGGTGTGGCGGCGGTGCTCCCGCTGCCGCTGCGCTGGTCGGTGCACGGCACGCTCGAGGGGCTCGCGGTGATCGCGCATCCCGCCGACGCGCCGGGGGCGATCACGGTGCTCGCGCCGCGCCCGCTCGAGGTCGCGCCCCCGCGCGACGTCGAGTGA